A stretch of DNA from Aurantiacibacter atlanticus:
GCGAACCACTGGAATTTCTCGAAGCTGTCATCGGTGGCCGCTCTGTCGGTGTACCGGGCAGTGTCGCGCTCGCCGCACAGGCGCATGAAGATTATGGCCAGCTAGCATGGGCCGACCTGTTTCAGCCCGCGATACGTCTGGCCCGCGAAGGCTGGGACCTCTCGCCCCGCGGCGCATATTTTGCCGAGCAGCACCGCGAGCGTGCGGCGCATTCGCCCGGAGGCGCGGCATTGTTCTATGATGAAGCAGGGGCGGTGCTGCCGGTAGGAACAAGGCTGACCAATGCAGCACTGGCCGATACGCTGGAAGCGCTCGCGAAGGATGGACCGGATCATCTTTATCGTAACAATGCACAGGCCCTTGCTCAGCATATCAGCGATGAAACGCCGGGTAATGCCGCTATGCGCAGCAGCGACATTACCGAATATGAAGCGCTCGTCAGGCGGCCGGTATGCGGTGATTATCGCGAATACAGGATTTGCAGCATGGGCCCGCCTTCGTCGGGCGCGACCACTGTGATTGCCATTCTCGGTCAGCTTGAACGGTTCGACATGGCTGGCCTGGGCGCGCAATCTGTAACTGCATGGCATCTCTTCGCTGAAAGCCAGCGGCTCGCTTATGCCGATCGCGAAGTATATCTGGCCGACCCTGCATTCTCATCAGTGCCGGCTAGCCTTACATCGCCCGCATATCTGCAACAGCGCAGCATGCTGATCAGTGCAGATGACCGCATGGAACAGGCTATCCCCGGCACGCCGCCCGGTATCGCGATCGCGCCGCCCGATGGTGACGAGCCGGAAGAAAACGGCACCAGCCATTTCGCCGTCACCGATAACGCGGGCAATGTCGTGTCATGGACATCGACAGTTGAAGGGGCTTTCGGCTCCGGCCTCATGTTTGGCGGCTTCTACCTCAATAATGAACTGACCGATTTCAGCTTCCTTCCGAATATGGACGGCGTGCCAGTGGCCAATCGGGTAGAGGGCGGCAAGCGCCCGCGCAGCTCTATGGCGCCGACAATTGTTTTTGGCGCAGACGGAACTCCGGTGCTGGCAATTGGCGCAGCCGGTGGCTCAACCATTCCGGTGCAAGTCGCCAAAGCGCTGATCGGATATATCGACTGGGACATGACCGCGCAGGATGCAATCGCTTTGCCTGTGCTCTATTCTCCGGGTGATTCCATTGTTCTGGAGGACGGCAATCAGATCGCAGGCCTTCAGGCGCAGCTTGAAGCGATGGGCCACAATGTCAGCCTGCACACCTTGCCATTGAAGGCGAATGCAGTGGAATTGAAAGATGGCCGATGGATTGGTGGCGCCGATCCGCGCAGCGAAGGGGCATGGATCAGCCAGTAGGACGCACTTGCCCTCCACAGCAGCGCGTCCTAGGCGCTGTGGCATGAAATACGACCGGATTACCGGCAGTCTGGGAGAGTCAACGAAGTGCTGTTGAGAGATATCGACGACGCCCAAAACCTCGTTTCGCTGTTTCTCAAGCGTGCGGACCAAGGTGGTGAAAAGCCGTTCCTGACATCAAAGATCGGCGGAGAATGGACGTCCATATCGCACGCCGAAACTGCCCGACAGGTATGCCTGATGGCGGAGCAGCTGCGGTCCTTGGGCCTGCGCGATGGCGATCGGGTGGTAATCGTTTCCGAAAACCGCCCCGAATGGTGCATCGCCGATCTTGCCATTATGGCGGCAGGCTGCATTACAACGCCCGCTTACACCACCAATACAGAACGCGATCACAGCCATATTCTCGATGATTCGGGTGCCAGCGCCGTCATTGTATCCAACAGCAAGCTGGCAAAAACGCTGTTTCCCGCAATCATGCAATCCGGGCGCGCCAATCATGTCATTACGATAGATGCCATCGCCTCATCGCAAAGCGGCTCTTTTGACATGCATGGCTGGGACAAGATGATATCGGGCGATGCAGAAAAGGCACGCCAGGCGGTGGAGCAGCGCATGGCCACCATCGGTCGCAAGGATGCCGCCTGCATCATTTACACCAGCGGCACCAGTGGTGCGCCGCGCGGGGTCGTGCAATCACATGGCGCAATCCTGTGCAATGTCAGCGGTGCCGCAGAAATTATCGCCGAAGATTTTGGCGTCAAGGAGGAGCGGTTCCTGTCCTTTCTTCCCTTGAGCCACGCCTATGAACATACGGGCGGTCAGTTCCTGCCTATCGGTGTCGGCGCGGAAATCTGGTATTCCGAGGGGCTGGAAAAGCTGGCCAGCAATATAGAGGAAGCGCGCCCGACCATCATGGTCGTCGTGCCGCGCCTTTTCGAAGTGCTGCGTGCGCGCATTCTCAAACAGGTTTCCAAGGAAGGCAAATTCGCCAATTACCTGATGGATAGCGCAATATCCATTAGCCAGAATGCCGGCAAAAGGGGGGCAAAGCGCCTTCGGGACAGGCCGATGGACTTGTTGCTGGAGCGCACACTGCGTCCCAAGATTCGCCAGAAATTTGGTGGTCGGTTGAAAGCCATGGTTTCAGGCGGAGCACCGCTGAATCCCGAAGTCGGCTACTTCTTCGACGCGATGGGGCTCACCCTGCTCCAGGGTTACGGTCAGACCGAATCTGGCCCGGTAGTCAGCTGCAACCGCCCCCTTGTCGGCCTGCAAATGGACAGTGTCGGGCGGCCAATGCGCGGCGTCGAAGTCGAAATCGCGGAGGATGGTGAAATCCTCGTGCGCGGCGAGCTGGTGATGACGGAATACTGGCAGCGACCCATCGATACAGAGCGCACCTTGAAGAATGGCTGGCTCCACACAGGCGATGTCGGTCATCTGGACGATAAGGGTCGAATCAAGATCACCGATCGCAAGAAAGACATCATCGTCAACGACAAGGGCGATAATGTCGCGCCGCAAAAGCTTGAAGGCATGCTCACTCTGCAGCCTGAAATCAGCCAGGCGATGGTCATGGGCGACAAGAAGCCATTCATGACCGCCCTGATTGTCCCCGATGCGGAATGGGCGCTGCAATGGACGACAGAGAATGACATCCGGCTCGACATGGCCGAGCTACACGCCCTCCCCGCGTTCCGCAGCGCCGTGAAGGCAGCGATTGACCGGACCAATGCCAATCTTTCAGTGGTGGAAAAGGTCCGCAAGTTCGAATTTGCGGATGGACCCTTCACTGTCGATAATGATCAGATGACGCCAACGCTGAAAATTCGCCGCCACGAAATTCGCGCCATTTACCAAGAACGGATGAACGCACTGTATTAGGCTGACGGGTCAGGCGACTTCTGCATCGATCCGTTCGGGATAGAATGCCGGTTCATGGCGGGACCATGCAGGTGCGGTTGCCGCCGATTCGCTGAGGCTTTGCAGCAACATCTTGCGGCGGTCCGGGCGAATCTGCGGAAGCGCGGCCGCGCCGCAGAAAGCTGCCGGAAGAAATGGCCGTGCTTCTGCGCCCAGCAGCCGTTCGTATAAAAAGCGATAGGCGGAAAATCCGTCAATCTGTTCCTGGGCAAGATCCTGTGCCGTGATGCGCAGGAGTGTGCCGATGAAAGCGTCCATACCGTCGAAAGCGGCATCGCCAGGCACGATTTCACGCAATTGGCGCAATTCGCGATAGGCAATATATTGCGAGCGGATGGCCCGCTGGTCATCGACTGAACGACTCCACGTCTTGAAAGCGTCGCCGCGGCCAAATCCGATATCGAGTGATCGTTCAATAAAGTTACGCTCATGCGCTGCAAAACCCGCGAATTCGCGCATTTCTGCAATTGTCATCGACGCGGTCTGCGCTTTTGCCATGTCCGGCCTCCACCTGTTGGACGGCCAGTGTCTCGCACTATGGTTAAATTTGTGTTCTCTTCGGCCAACGTAAAAACGAGGCTGTGTCAGACTGTCAGATAAGACCGGCAAGCGGGCTGCTGGGATCGGCATAGCGCCGCCGTCCCATGCGGCCGGCAAGATAGGCGTCACGCCCGGCCTCGACAGCCAGCCGCATTGCTCGCGCCATGCGGACAGGGTCTTTCGCTTCGGCGATGGCAGTGTTCATCAGCACACCATCACAGCCAAGCTCCATCGCCACGGCCGCGTCCGAAGCGGTGCCCACGCCGGCATCGACCAGCACGGGCACATTTGCGCCTTCTACGATCAGCCGAATCGTCACCTGGTTCTGAATGCCGAGACCCGACCCGATTGGGGCGCCAAGCGGCATGATTGCCACGGCGCCCGCATCTTCCAGCTGTTTGGCGGCGATCGGATCGTCCACGCAATAGACCATCGGCTTGAAGCCCTCGCCGCTTAGCACTTCGCACGCTTTCAGCGTTTCGCGCATGTCGGGGTAGAGTGTTTTCGCCTCCCCAAGCACTTCCAGCTTTACAAGATCCCAGCCCCCGGCCTCGCGCGCCAGTCGCAAGGTGCGGATTGCGTCTTCGGCGGTAAAACAGCCAGCGGTATTGGGCAGATAGGTAACGTTTGCCGGATCGATATGATCAATCAGGACAGGCTGGGAGGGATCAGAAATGTTCACCCGTCGCACCGCAACGGTAACGATTTCAGCCCCGGCAGCCGCAACCGCCGCGGCGTTCTGCGCGAAATCCTTATACTTGCCCGTACCTACGATCAGGCGACTGGTGAAACGGTGCCCGGCAACTTCCCACGAATCATCTGAACCCATCTTCGTCTCCTCGTTCGAACCCCCGCCAACAAAATGGACGATTTCCAGCGTATCGCCATCTGCCAGTACGACTTCGTCCAGCGTGGAGCGCGGGACGATTTCACCATTGCGTTC
This window harbors:
- the ggt gene encoding gamma-glutamyltransferase → MIKHVSCIVSVALLLGGCQSIANPPADIANTQTSSSNGVVSAADPRAAEAGAQILRQGGSATDAAIAVMLALTVVEPQSSGIGGGGFLLHSDATGAMVSIDGRETAPAEAGADWFLDENGEPLEFLEAVIGGRSVGVPGSVALAAQAHEDYGQLAWADLFQPAIRLAREGWDLSPRGAYFAEQHRERAAHSPGGAALFYDEAGAVLPVGTRLTNAALADTLEALAKDGPDHLYRNNAQALAQHISDETPGNAAMRSSDITEYEALVRRPVCGDYREYRICSMGPPSSGATTVIAILGQLERFDMAGLGAQSVTAWHLFAESQRLAYADREVYLADPAFSSVPASLTSPAYLQQRSMLISADDRMEQAIPGTPPGIAIAPPDGDEPEENGTSHFAVTDNAGNVVSWTSTVEGAFGSGLMFGGFYLNNELTDFSFLPNMDGVPVANRVEGGKRPRSSMAPTIVFGADGTPVLAIGAAGGSTIPVQVAKALIGYIDWDMTAQDAIALPVLYSPGDSIVLEDGNQIAGLQAQLEAMGHNVSLHTLPLKANAVELKDGRWIGGADPRSEGAWISQ
- a CDS encoding AMP-dependent synthetase/ligase; translated protein: MLLRDIDDAQNLVSLFLKRADQGGEKPFLTSKIGGEWTSISHAETARQVCLMAEQLRSLGLRDGDRVVIVSENRPEWCIADLAIMAAGCITTPAYTTNTERDHSHILDDSGASAVIVSNSKLAKTLFPAIMQSGRANHVITIDAIASSQSGSFDMHGWDKMISGDAEKARQAVEQRMATIGRKDAACIIYTSGTSGAPRGVVQSHGAILCNVSGAAEIIAEDFGVKEERFLSFLPLSHAYEHTGGQFLPIGVGAEIWYSEGLEKLASNIEEARPTIMVVVPRLFEVLRARILKQVSKEGKFANYLMDSAISISQNAGKRGAKRLRDRPMDLLLERTLRPKIRQKFGGRLKAMVSGGAPLNPEVGYFFDAMGLTLLQGYGQTESGPVVSCNRPLVGLQMDSVGRPMRGVEVEIAEDGEILVRGELVMTEYWQRPIDTERTLKNGWLHTGDVGHLDDKGRIKITDRKKDIIVNDKGDNVAPQKLEGMLTLQPEISQAMVMGDKKPFMTALIVPDAEWALQWTTENDIRLDMAELHALPAFRSAVKAAIDRTNANLSVVEKVRKFEFADGPFTVDNDQMTPTLKIRRHEIRAIYQERMNALY
- the thiS gene encoding sulfur carrier protein ThiS, encoding MTQPLSLTVNGESRRSTAATIAELVRELDLAPAKVAVERNGEIVPRSTLDEVVLADGDTLEIVHFVGGGSNEETKMGSDDSWEVAGHRFTSRLIVGTGKYKDFAQNAAAVAAAGAEIVTVAVRRVNISDPSQPVLIDHIDPANVTYLPNTAGCFTAEDAIRTLRLAREAGGWDLVKLEVLGEAKTLYPDMRETLKACEVLSGEGFKPMVYCVDDPIAAKQLEDAGAVAIMPLGAPIGSGLGIQNQVTIRLIVEGANVPVLVDAGVGTASDAAVAMELGCDGVLMNTAIAEAKDPVRMARAMRLAVEAGRDAYLAGRMGRRRYADPSSPLAGLI